TCCTTGATCTGTTTACAGAGAGAGACAAAAATGGCCAATCCCTCTGACTGATTCGAGAGTTGATGAGCAAGCAGCATTGAGCTTATTCCGCAGGAATCAATGGCTTTTACCTGAGAAAAATCGATAATCAGGTTTTTGGTGTTCTCCTTGTTCACCATTCCGTCAATTGCCTGCCTGAATGCCTCTTTATGACGGAAATCGAAAACATCTTCCTCTATTTTCAGGATGGTCAATTCTTTACGGGTTGATACTGAGTGTTTCATGGTGATTTCCTGCGATAAAACCTGTAAAAGATTATAAATAAAACAGAGAGAGAATTACTCGCCAAGAGGATTATGCAACTTGTTGATAAAAAACACAGGGCATGATTTCCATGGGAGAGTCATTAATACCTAAGGTAAAAAAAAAGCTCATTGTTAATATTTATTTTAATCCGGAAAAAAAGATTTCTTGCATACATAGAGGTAAATGGAGTGATCAGGGGCCTTTTGAAAGCCGTTCAGCCAGCGAGTCAAGCTCCTTGCTGTTCAATGGGGCATCTGTCCAGTTTACGCTGAGCCGATTGTGAAAAAAAGTCAACTGCCGTTTTGCATAATTGCGTGTATGCTGCTTTATCAGTCGAACAGCATCATCAAACGAGATCATTCCATCGAGGTATTGAAAAAATTCCTGATATCCCACCGATTGCAGAGAAGATACTTTTCCACTGGCAATCAGTTTGTGATACTTGTGATAAAGCCCTTTAGCCTCATCGTAGAGTCCTGCATCAATCATATTATCAGTACGATGGTTGATACGCTGATAGAGCGTGGCACGCTCCATTGCAAGCCCTGTAGTGACAAAGCAGAGGTCACCATGCTGTCGCTTTTTTGCCCTTGCCTGTAACTCTGTGACGCTCAAACCGGTTATCTCAATGATTTCAAGACTTCGGATAAGGCGCTGGCTTTTTGTGGGGTCAAGAGTTGCGGCCTGATCGGGGTCTCTTTCGAACAGCTTTGCATAGAGCTTCTCGTTTCCTTCCTCTTCAAGTTCACCAAGCAGTCTTGCTCTTATTTCCGGGTTTGCGGGAGGGAGATCAGCAAACCCTTCAATCAGCCCCTCAAGGTAGAGTGTGGATCCTCCAGCAACAACCGCACGCTTTCCCCTTCGGTGCAGAGTGATAATCCGCTCTGCAGCTTCTGTGGCAAAGTCACCAGCCGTGAAGGGTTCTCCAATATTTTTTTCATTGACAAAATGGTGTCTTATCTCCCCGAGCGCACTCTCCGAAGGTTTCGCTGCACCGATATCAAATTCGCGGTAAATCTGCCGTGAATCGGCAGAGATGATTTCACCTCCGATCTTTTTTGCAACTGCCAAAGCAAGGGCAGATTTGCCAGAAGCTGTGGGTCCAAGAATAACAATAACCGACGGTTGTTTCTTCTCTGCTGTGGCCATATTTTTTATTTGGTAGAAGATGATCCATTTCATTCCAAGATAGAAATAAATGGTAAACCAAAATCACCATCTCTTCATT
The DNA window shown above is from Pelodictyon phaeoclathratiforme BU-1 and carries:
- the miaA gene encoding tRNA (adenosine(37)-N6)-dimethylallyltransferase MiaA codes for the protein MATAEKKQPSVIVILGPTASGKSALALAVAKKIGGEIISADSRQIYREFDIGAAKPSESALGEIRHHFVNEKNIGEPFTAGDFATEAAERIITLHRRGKRAVVAGGSTLYLEGLIEGFADLPPANPEIRARLLGELEEEGNEKLYAKLFERDPDQAATLDPTKSQRLIRSLEIIEITGLSVTELQARAKKRQHGDLCFVTTGLAMERATLYQRINHRTDNMIDAGLYDEAKGLYHKYHKLIASGKVSSLQSVGYQEFFQYLDGMISFDDAVRLIKQHTRNYAKRQLTFFHNRLSVNWTDAPLNSKELDSLAERLSKGP